A genomic stretch from Telmatocola sphagniphila includes:
- a CDS encoding permease: MEQTLNDFVILFTSILWEAFPFVVLGAFIAGFLEEMVPQQAITKVIPKNKYVAIAIGSLLGLVFPMCECGIVPVMRRLLRKGLPLAVCVAYMLAGPIINVIVILSTREAFLRHEMAFQMVAFRVGMGFVVACITALVVDRLVERVGVTNLLTPLAIPQGMVGLETSHTVHPAEFRAGERRPVLIRLANISETSLHDFVDIMVYLTLGALISAFCRIILTQEDIGSVANSLPFLAILAMMALAILLCLCSEADAFVAASFTSMPPSTKIAFLVLGPMFDLKLLLMYTRVFRRKLILTIVSTVIIQVFVYCMIVHYVVPQSFFTPPPSTASLEGK, encoded by the coding sequence GTGGAACAGACACTTAACGACTTCGTAATTCTCTTCACTTCCATTCTCTGGGAAGCTTTCCCGTTCGTCGTGCTGGGAGCATTCATCGCCGGCTTCCTCGAGGAGATGGTGCCGCAACAGGCGATCACCAAGGTCATCCCGAAAAATAAGTATGTAGCAATCGCGATCGGCAGCCTTCTGGGGTTGGTGTTCCCGATGTGCGAATGCGGCATCGTACCGGTTATGCGTCGCTTGCTTCGTAAGGGGTTGCCGCTGGCGGTTTGCGTCGCATACATGCTTGCAGGTCCGATTATCAATGTGATTGTGATTTTGAGTACTCGGGAAGCCTTCCTTAGACACGAAATGGCCTTCCAGATGGTGGCTTTCCGAGTGGGAATGGGTTTCGTGGTCGCTTGCATTACCGCTCTGGTCGTCGATCGGCTTGTTGAGCGGGTGGGAGTAACTAATCTATTGACTCCCCTGGCGATTCCCCAAGGTATGGTCGGGCTTGAAACCAGCCACACGGTGCACCCTGCCGAGTTTCGGGCGGGAGAACGACGACCTGTACTAATTCGACTGGCGAACATCTCGGAAACCTCGCTGCACGATTTCGTGGATATCATGGTCTACCTGACTTTGGGAGCTTTAATCTCCGCATTCTGCCGAATCATTCTGACTCAGGAAGACATCGGTTCGGTGGCAAATTCTCTGCCCTTTTTGGCTATTCTCGCCATGATGGCTCTGGCGATTCTGCTTTGCTTATGCAGTGAAGCCGACGCGTTCGTGGCTGCGAGCTTCACCAGTATGCCCCCTTCCACGAAAATCGCCTTTTTAGTCCTCGGTCCTATGTTCGATCTGAAGCTGCTGTTGATGTACACGCGAGTGTTTCGACGGAAGTTGATCCTCACCATTGTCTCCACGGTTATAATTCAAGTATTCGTATATTGCATGATCGTGCATTATGTGGTGCCGCAGTCCTTCTTCACACCACCGCCCTCTACCGCTAGTCTGGAAGGAAAGTAA
- a CDS encoding TIGR03943 family putative permease subunit — protein sequence MAHNHSHGEKTVSFYVDQLFSVAACGLTAITAVMLVRGSALERVLVKDFSPWVLGGGILLAVLVFFRMVGIMLTVNATAEKDAEEETSQDRDHGHSHSHSHSHGEGEECQTDHGHSHAEHSHAADPAEDAGHADHDHGASIWRYVVLLLPFTLFCLDLPKKGFSREYMDKQLNNGQQLDPIERKKAVEGKPIQLQFNELSRAAIFPQSRDKFAGRKGILRGQYNKINDKEFALFKMDIKCCQADAVPIKARIICAEVIQNNWKMGEWVEVEGEIQFVQVKDKPNEWVPVLFLDKESQIKPTVPEN from the coding sequence ATGGCACACAACCACTCCCACGGTGAAAAAACCGTTTCCTTTTATGTTGATCAACTTTTTTCGGTCGCAGCCTGCGGTCTGACGGCGATCACCGCCGTCATGCTCGTACGCGGTTCGGCTTTAGAAAGAGTCCTGGTTAAAGACTTCAGCCCCTGGGTTCTGGGAGGGGGAATTCTGCTTGCGGTTCTGGTATTCTTCCGCATGGTCGGCATCATGTTGACGGTGAACGCCACCGCTGAAAAAGACGCGGAGGAAGAAACCTCCCAGGATCGCGATCACGGACATAGCCACAGCCATTCTCACAGCCATGGCGAGGGTGAGGAATGCCAGACAGATCATGGCCACAGTCACGCTGAACATTCCCATGCTGCGGATCCCGCAGAAGATGCGGGCCATGCTGATCACGATCATGGAGCTTCTATTTGGCGATATGTTGTATTGTTACTGCCATTTACATTGTTTTGTCTTGATCTTCCCAAGAAGGGATTCAGTCGGGAGTACATGGATAAACAGCTTAACAACGGGCAGCAGTTGGATCCCATCGAGCGTAAGAAGGCCGTCGAAGGCAAGCCGATACAGTTGCAGTTCAACGAATTGTCCCGGGCGGCCATTTTTCCGCAGTCTCGCGATAAATTCGCGGGTCGCAAAGGGATTCTCAGGGGACAATACAACAAAATCAACGACAAAGAGTTTGCCCTCTTCAAGATGGATATCAAGTGCTGTCAGGCCGATGCGGTGCCGATTAAAGCTAGAATTATTTGTGCGGAAGTCATCCAGAACAACTGGAAAATGGGTGAATGGGTAGAGGTCGAAGGTGAGATTCAATTCGTCCAGGTGAAAGACAAGCCGAACGAATGGGTTCCCGTTCTCTTCCTCGACAAAGAATCTCAGATCAAGCCCACCGTTCCTGAGAACTAA
- a CDS encoding metal ABC transporter permease yields MIEQIVDLIANNLGLYGFEVRSFWAIIMVCTISGMVGSLVVGNRMAFFSDAMAHCAFAGIGLGALVALYFGGQLDRYQFMIPLIMVFFGALLGIGIDYVREKTTLASDTVIGVFFAGAIGFGAIIVTALQKKNKINPEDFLFGSPLFVKDFDIWYLLILLGLTIALLCFRYNYFLLETFNVSLARSRRIPVRVDQILLIVLLAMIVNLSICAVGMLLINAMLIVPAACASNLARNMRQFFWYSTTISLSAGLIGLMISRKVSIPYGSDRLEFGPSGVIVIVCVFFFFASALWKNARDYQMNQR; encoded by the coding sequence ATGATCGAACAAATAGTAGACCTGATTGCCAATAACCTGGGGCTTTACGGCTTCGAAGTTCGCTCTTTCTGGGCGATCATCATGGTTTGCACGATTAGCGGAATGGTGGGTTCGCTAGTCGTCGGCAATCGAATGGCTTTTTTCAGCGATGCGATGGCTCACTGTGCCTTTGCGGGGATCGGTCTGGGCGCTTTAGTCGCACTTTACTTCGGCGGTCAGTTGGATCGATATCAGTTCATGATTCCGCTGATTATGGTCTTTTTCGGGGCTCTGCTTGGCATAGGAATCGATTATGTGCGGGAGAAGACCACATTAGCCAGCGATACGGTGATTGGTGTCTTTTTTGCCGGTGCCATTGGGTTTGGGGCAATAATCGTAACGGCCCTTCAGAAGAAAAATAAGATTAACCCCGAGGATTTTTTGTTCGGTAGTCCCCTGTTCGTCAAGGACTTTGATATCTGGTATCTGCTTATTCTGCTTGGTCTTACCATCGCCCTACTCTGCTTTCGCTACAACTACTTCCTGCTTGAGACCTTCAATGTTTCGCTGGCGCGTTCCCGGCGCATTCCGGTCCGAGTCGATCAAATTTTGTTAATCGTTCTTTTAGCGATGATCGTGAATTTGTCGATTTGCGCGGTCGGGATGCTTTTGATCAATGCAATGCTTATAGTACCTGCAGCCTGCGCGAGCAATTTGGCCCGTAACATGCGGCAATTCTTCTGGTATAGTACTACTATCAGTTTGAGTGCCGGTCTCATTGGCTTGATGATCAGCCGGAAAGTCAGCATCCCCTATGGGTCCGATCGGCTGGAATTCGGTCCCAGCGGGGTTATCGTTATCGTTTGCGTCTTCTTTTTCTTCGCCTCGGCCTTGTGGAAGAATGCCCGAGATTATCAGATGAATCAAAGATGA
- a CDS encoding aminotransferase class III-fold pyridoxal phosphate-dependent enzyme, giving the protein MQPIHHLGEEISNARRDQLIQLEARSQRTFTPSQAVIARSAGVFHWTPEGKKLFDFTSGVLVANLGHNPNSWMRRFYRYMNWPESFSNASSFFEAVPMTAYNGVTPIEMEASQRLIEFTKNRPGGSRLNQVMWAASGSEAIQKALWAAMARDKNRPMILATRFGFHGKKGLANAVTGSEQDSERDPRVRFISFPMQECADVSKREDEIDLRPFRHELHELWDQFDHKIGVMITEPYLGGGGSYHPQKSYLQMLQAFCHQHDLIFILDEVQSNFGRTGKMFAYETYGLEPDMVVLGKGLGNGVPVAAVLGRGDIFSSLQYGEASDTWSANPLNCASVLATLDEFEERDVLGPMQEVSKFIEAGLIELKKFPFVEHVRGEQGGMVWGLEFRPHANLSGGEWANRFVLEGYLGDGGTTPGVHLLGPLAKKVVRISPPLVITQEEASNAMAILHRAAQRMNSET; this is encoded by the coding sequence ATGCAACCGATTCATCATCTCGGCGAGGAAATTTCTAATGCTCGGCGGGATCAGTTAATCCAACTCGAAGCGCGCTCGCAACGGACATTTACTCCGTCGCAGGCCGTGATCGCCCGAAGTGCCGGCGTCTTTCATTGGACTCCGGAAGGGAAGAAGCTCTTCGATTTCACTTCGGGGGTGCTTGTCGCCAACCTCGGTCACAATCCGAATTCTTGGATGCGGCGATTCTACCGATACATGAACTGGCCGGAGAGTTTCTCAAACGCATCCTCCTTCTTCGAAGCGGTACCAATGACGGCTTACAACGGGGTCACACCCATCGAAATGGAAGCCAGCCAGAGATTGATCGAGTTCACAAAGAATCGGCCGGGAGGGTCGCGTCTTAATCAGGTGATGTGGGCCGCTTCGGGTTCCGAGGCGATTCAGAAAGCCCTCTGGGCCGCGATGGCCCGGGATAAGAATCGGCCGATGATTCTAGCCACCCGATTCGGGTTTCACGGCAAGAAAGGGCTCGCCAATGCCGTTACCGGTTCCGAGCAGGATTCAGAACGAGATCCTCGCGTGCGATTTATTTCCTTTCCGATGCAGGAGTGCGCGGATGTTTCGAAGCGCGAGGATGAGATCGATCTGCGCCCCTTCCGACACGAATTGCACGAACTGTGGGACCAGTTCGATCATAAAATCGGTGTGATGATCACCGAGCCCTATCTGGGAGGCGGTGGTTCCTATCATCCGCAAAAATCCTATCTGCAAATGCTCCAGGCCTTCTGTCACCAGCACGACCTCATTTTCATTCTCGATGAAGTGCAGTCGAATTTCGGCCGTACAGGAAAAATGTTTGCTTATGAAACTTACGGACTCGAACCGGATATGGTGGTGCTGGGCAAAGGTTTGGGAAATGGTGTACCGGTGGCGGCGGTTTTAGGTCGAGGCGATATTTTCTCCTCTTTGCAGTACGGCGAAGCCTCCGACACATGGAGCGCGAACCCCCTGAATTGTGCTTCCGTTTTGGCCACTCTCGATGAATTTGAAGAACGCGACGTCCTTGGGCCAATGCAGGAAGTTTCGAAGTTCATTGAAGCTGGCTTGATTGAACTCAAAAAATTCCCCTTCGTAGAACATGTAAGAGGAGAGCAGGGAGGTATGGTCTGGGGTTTGGAATTCCGACCCCACGCTAACTTATCGGGCGGCGAGTGGGCTAATCGTTTTGTGCTGGAAGGATACCTGGGAGATGGCGGTACCACGCCAGGAGTACATCTTCTCGGCCCTCTGGCGAAAAAAGTGGTTCGCATCTCCCCTCCTCTGGTTATAACACAAGAAGAGGCGTCCAACGCCATGGCGATTCTCCATCGCGCGGCCCAGCGCATGAATTCGGAAACATGA
- a CDS encoding c-type cytochrome, whose protein sequence is MLRLLLYLAFAAIPIFDNSATFAAEPKAPDSSVDRGYKALTETPFVPPLWSYSSYDKLWKVWEAKEKPANYQGEVQKRYGLHSAPFKNGELPMGLRKASFLIEGLTIDCMVCHAGSILGKSYIGLGNSSLDVHALFEDLNLAEGRKTKLPFTFSNARGTNEAGGMGVYLLGYREPDLKLRSSRKDLGLHDDLCEDVPAWWILKKKQTMYYTGGADARSVRSKMQFMMSPLVSRADFERHEKAFQDIDAFIKSVEAPKYPFPIDQKLADKGGLVFNENCAKCHGTYGEKWTYPNKIIPIEQIGTDRKRFDGITAKFGEAYNESWFSKEKGDGYLVTQTKGYQAPPLDGIWATAPYLHNGSVPTLYALLKSDVRPKLFTRSFETNEADYDRDKVGWKITEVKSIPMSISVFEQRKYYDTSKPGRSNRGHTFGDDLTEGERKAVLEYLKTL, encoded by the coding sequence ATGCTTCGACTTTTGCTTTACCTGGCCTTTGCAGCAATCCCGATCTTCGACAACTCCGCAACTTTCGCGGCCGAGCCAAAAGCTCCAGATTCCTCAGTCGACCGAGGTTACAAAGCTCTGACTGAAACCCCTTTCGTACCGCCACTCTGGTCCTACAGCAGTTACGACAAACTTTGGAAAGTCTGGGAGGCTAAAGAGAAGCCAGCCAACTATCAGGGCGAAGTTCAGAAGCGATATGGCCTGCATTCGGCTCCGTTTAAAAATGGCGAGTTGCCCATGGGACTTCGCAAGGCGAGTTTCCTCATAGAGGGACTGACGATCGATTGCATGGTATGTCATGCCGGGTCTATCCTGGGTAAGAGCTATATCGGATTGGGAAACTCAAGTCTGGATGTGCATGCGCTATTCGAGGATTTGAATCTGGCCGAGGGTCGAAAAACCAAATTACCTTTTACATTCAGCAATGCTCGGGGCACGAACGAGGCGGGCGGCATGGGGGTCTATCTTCTCGGTTACCGGGAACCAGATCTGAAATTACGATCTAGCCGCAAAGATCTGGGGCTGCACGACGACCTTTGCGAGGACGTTCCGGCCTGGTGGATTCTGAAGAAAAAGCAGACGATGTACTATACGGGGGGAGCCGACGCCCGATCCGTCCGATCCAAGATGCAGTTCATGATGAGTCCTTTGGTCAGCAGAGCCGATTTCGAGAGGCACGAGAAAGCGTTCCAGGATATCGACGCCTTCATCAAATCGGTCGAAGCTCCCAAGTACCCGTTTCCCATAGATCAGAAATTGGCAGACAAAGGCGGGCTTGTCTTCAACGAGAATTGCGCGAAGTGCCATGGCACCTATGGCGAAAAATGGACCTATCCGAACAAGATCATTCCCATCGAACAAATTGGAACTGACCGCAAAAGGTTCGATGGGATCACGGCCAAGTTTGGCGAAGCCTATAACGAAAGCTGGTTCTCAAAAGAAAAGGGTGATGGCTATCTGGTGACTCAGACTAAAGGTTATCAAGCCCCGCCGCTGGATGGCATCTGGGCTACGGCCCCCTACCTTCACAATGGCTCCGTTCCCACCCTTTACGCTCTTTTAAAATCCGACGTACGGCCAAAATTGTTCACGCGTTCCTTCGAAACCAACGAAGCCGATTACGATCGGGATAAAGTCGGCTGGAAAATTACGGAAGTGAAATCGATCCCGATGTCTATTTCAGTCTTCGAGCAACGAAAATATTACGACACTTCGAAACCGGGCCGATCGAACCGCGGCCATACTTTTGGAGACGATTTGACAGAAGGTGAAAGAAAAGCGGTACTTGAGTATTTGAAAACGCTCTGA
- a CDS encoding Gfo/Idh/MocA family protein: protein MSFMLQPALINAGMVGLGMIFDETYRPFFESCHEAPIFDRRVGSVDLRLVSVATRTGTRADQLMKCWSAASRPVFESFAGSDSVDRLLASDVHAVCIATPDDRHFEPARKALQAGKHVLIEKPAVLNLSELDELVELAGKRQVLCKIVYHKLLDPDHKKLRTLYRDGVLQHVNNGYCSLLEPKSISTGQFAEWISGRNPASYVAVHYLKLIDFTFGPDWRLKRIHATGQRGIVGSSNGSTWDSVQLQVTYEYPDAREATFDIHTSWVTPDNFPGYVDQEVQFRFDNSIWLAHQRKRGVELAIEGRTPQDFKNTPNYHYNGSFLEPWGERCQRGYGIEVISRFFQEVGYVEFGTRAQRTDRLAEMRSLTYNDVSADRNCVAIVQALEALLTRLASGDAGSWVEVNGSLGGLVLFSRNRSPEVLYSPAV, encoded by the coding sequence ATGTCGTTCATGCTTCAACCCGCACTTATCAACGCCGGTATGGTCGGTCTCGGAATGATCTTCGACGAGACCTATCGACCCTTTTTCGAAAGCTGCCACGAAGCGCCGATTTTCGATCGCCGAGTCGGCTCTGTGGATCTTCGTCTGGTCAGTGTGGCTACCCGGACAGGTACTCGCGCAGATCAGCTGATGAAGTGTTGGTCCGCGGCTTCCCGACCCGTCTTTGAAAGTTTTGCAGGGAGCGATTCGGTCGATCGGTTGCTTGCCTCCGACGTACATGCAGTGTGCATCGCAACTCCCGACGACAGACATTTCGAACCAGCCAGGAAAGCTCTGCAGGCGGGTAAGCATGTGCTGATCGAGAAGCCCGCTGTTCTGAATCTTTCGGAACTGGATGAGCTGGTCGAGTTAGCCGGCAAACGGCAGGTTCTTTGCAAGATCGTTTACCACAAACTGCTAGACCCCGATCACAAGAAGCTTCGCACGCTGTATCGGGATGGGGTGCTCCAACACGTCAATAATGGTTACTGCTCTTTGCTGGAGCCGAAGTCGATTAGCACGGGTCAGTTCGCCGAATGGATATCCGGCCGTAATCCGGCGAGTTACGTGGCCGTGCACTATCTGAAACTGATTGATTTCACCTTCGGGCCAGATTGGCGACTCAAGCGAATTCATGCCACCGGGCAAAGAGGAATCGTCGGCTCCTCCAACGGGAGCACTTGGGACTCGGTTCAACTGCAAGTGACTTACGAGTATCCGGACGCCCGAGAAGCGACTTTCGACATTCATACCAGTTGGGTGACTCCGGATAATTTCCCCGGCTATGTGGATCAGGAAGTGCAGTTCCGTTTCGACAACAGTATCTGGCTGGCCCATCAGAGGAAAAGAGGCGTCGAACTGGCGATCGAAGGAAGGACTCCCCAGGACTTCAAGAACACTCCTAACTATCACTACAACGGCAGCTTCCTGGAGCCTTGGGGGGAACGCTGCCAGCGCGGTTATGGCATCGAAGTGATCAGCCGTTTCTTCCAGGAAGTCGGGTATGTGGAGTTCGGTACCAGAGCCCAACGTACCGACCGACTAGCGGAAATGCGCTCGCTGACCTACAACGACGTATCAGCGGATCGGAACTGCGTGGCCATCGTGCAAGCTCTGGAAGCGCTCTTAACGCGGCTTGCGTCTGGGGATGCCGGGTCCTGGGTGGAAGTCAACGGCAGCTTGGGAGGTCTGGTCCTCTTCTCGAGAAACAGATCCCCAGAAGTTCTGTACTCACCGGCGGTATAA